One genomic segment of Choristoneura fumiferana chromosome Z, NRCan_CFum_1, whole genome shotgun sequence includes these proteins:
- the RpS8 gene encoding ribosomal protein S8, with protein MGISRDHWHKRRATGGKRAPIRKKRKYELGRPAANTKLGSQRIHLVRSRGGNVKYRALRLDTGNFSWGSECSTRKTRIIDVVYNASNNELVRTKTLVKNAIVVVDATPFRQWFESHYLLPLGRKKGAKLTEAEDAIINKKRSKKTAKKYISRQRLSKVEAALEEQFHTGRLLACVASRPGQCGRADGYVLEGKELEFYLRKIKSKRAK; from the exons ATGG GTATCAGTCGTGATCATTGGCATAAACGAAGGGCTACTGGCGGTAAACGCGCGCCTATTCGCAAGAAGAGGAAATATGAGTTGGGTCGCCCGGCAGCCAACACCAAG CTTGGCTCCCAGCGCATCCACTTGGTGCGCTCGCGTGGTGGTAACGTGAAGTACCGTGCTCTTCGCTTGGACACGGGGAACTTCTCATGGGGCTCAGAGT GTTCCACCCGCAAGACTCGCATCATAGATGTGGTGTACAACGCTTCCAATAATGAGTTGGTGCGTACCAAGACACTGGTGAAGAACGCTATTGTTGTGGTGGATGCTACGCCTTTCCGTCAGTGGTTCGAGTCACATTACTTGCTACCGCTGGGCCGAAAGAAGGGTGCCAAACTA ACTGAAGCTGAAGATGCCATCATTAATAAGAAGCGCAGCAAGAAGACGGCCAAGAAGTATATTTCTAGACAGCGCCTATCCAAGGTTGAGGCTGCTCTGGAGGAGCAATTCCATACTGGAAGACTACTAG catGTGTTGCAAGCCGTCCAGGCCAATGCGGGCGTGCCGACGGATATGTTTTGGAAGGGAAGGAGTTGGAGTTTTATCTCAGGAAGATCAAATCCAAGAGGGCAAAGTAA